A part of Citrifermentans bremense genomic DNA contains:
- a CDS encoding LysR family transcriptional regulator, with the protein MDLVNLKTLIESVECGSFSKAAETLCVTQSAVSRRIKILEDRYGHLLLDRSGPVLKPTPVGELLIEKARQLLELEQEFVHQIQALKQKKKISFCCTPPFGISYLPDIFTRFMADSSQNTELQFVFDMPEGALKGLRERIFDLVLIEYCEDLDLQEFDSYPLPDDEMVFVSAPGYGIDAPLVEVDALLSQRLYCKKSGCCARRFLEKSMQTLGRDAAEFSNTVFFDDIPFIIRAVMAGDGITFISRSIVASSLERGELISHQVQGFDPSRPRRLVLRRECTLDPALLDFIEGIFRHFSLAPPPQFSTTV; encoded by the coding sequence ATGGATCTGGTAAACCTCAAAACGCTCATCGAGTCAGTGGAATGCGGCAGCTTTTCAAAAGCCGCCGAGACCCTGTGTGTGACCCAGTCCGCGGTTTCACGGCGCATAAAGATCCTTGAGGATCGTTACGGCCACCTGCTTCTTGACCGTAGCGGCCCGGTGCTGAAGCCGACACCTGTCGGGGAACTCCTTATCGAGAAGGCGCGCCAACTGTTGGAGCTGGAACAGGAGTTCGTGCACCAGATACAGGCGTTGAAACAGAAGAAAAAGATTTCCTTCTGCTGCACGCCCCCCTTCGGCATATCCTATCTCCCCGACATCTTCACCCGGTTCATGGCCGACAGTTCCCAGAACACCGAGCTGCAATTCGTGTTCGATATGCCCGAGGGGGCACTGAAGGGGCTCAGGGAACGGATCTTCGACCTGGTGCTCATCGAGTACTGCGAGGACCTGGACCTGCAGGAGTTCGATTCCTATCCCCTCCCAGACGACGAGATGGTCTTCGTCAGCGCCCCGGGGTACGGCATAGATGCCCCGCTGGTGGAGGTCGACGCCCTGCTTTCGCAGCGCCTTTACTGCAAGAAAAGCGGCTGCTGCGCGCGGCGCTTCCTGGAGAAGAGCATGCAAACTCTCGGGAGAGACGCGGCGGAATTCAGCAACACGGTGTTCTTCGACGACATCCCCTTCATCATCAGGGCAGTCATGGCCGGCGACGGCATCACCTTCATCTCCCGCAGCATCGTCGCCTCCTCCCTTGAGCGGGGCGAACTCATCTCGCATCAGGTCCAGGGGTTCGACCCCTCCCGCCCCCGGCGACTGGTGCTCAGGCGCGAATGCACGCTCGACCCCGCCCTCCTCGATTTCATCGAGGGGATCTTCCGGCATTTCTCCCTGGCGCCCCCGCCCCAGTTTTCCACCACGGTCTGA